ttaaatcaattcataaacttggcaccataatcatttaatttaacataattcaattaattcactaaatttaactttcaaatataaattactgacattattgttgtattattatcataccaacttacatactttcaacacttcagagatcatagtaaatatatcaattttacattgaaacatgcataaattaatgcttattatacatatgaacttaccttgatattaaaacggccattttaccaactttcccaattttcgatttttctctcattctaggttcaaatctcgttttccgggatctaaaacatcacatattacttatttaattaatgtaatattcaaaacagtccttaactcaaactttggaaaaattacaattttgccccaaaacttttgcatatttacacttttgcccctaggctcgggaattaaacttcatcccttattcttatgttttatgacatgatgatcacttttcccttctatggcaacatcaaattctcactctaacatatacttatgactattaggtatttttaccgattaagcccttttgctcgttttcacttaaaaccgagtagcacaagttgtctaacataacttaaaacctcatattgtatcataaaacaccagaatacacaaattttacctatgggtatttttccaaatatgaaccctaggttgaattattgctagcataagctaaatcaaattctgggactccaaaacgtaaagaacttgaaaagcagggttagaacggacttacaattgagcttgggaagcttgaaaaccctagccatggagtctccttggtatacatgtctatggtgaagaagatgagcaaaattggcttttaattttgtattttaattcattttaccctaaatgaccaaaatacccttactactaaactttccaaaattccatccatgtccaattttgtccataacttagaaattggtaaaattcctatttaagaccttctaattaatatttcaaatcaattttatactagaaacttctagaatgcaagttttgcaacttattcaatttagtccctaacttcgaattaagcactttatgcatagaatttcttcacgaaattttcacacaatcatgcaatcatatcatagacctcaaaataatcataaaataattatttatatctcaaattttgtggtcccgaaacctctgttccaactagacccaattttgggctgttacatgaTGAGTCAAGAAGGAGGGAAAGAGTaatatactacctcagtaaaaaagttcactgaatgtgagacaaggtactcaccaattgagaagttgtgttgtgccttgATCTAGACAACCCGGAGATTAAGACAGTATATGTTATATCACACCACTTGGCTAATTTCGAAACTGGACCCtctgaaatacatgatggagttgATAGCCTTGAACGGAAGGATGGCTCAATAACAAATTCTGCTTTCAGAATTTGATATaatctatgtgaaccagaaagccgaaaaagggagtgcaatagcagatttcctGGCTAGTAGAGCTTTGGAGGACTATGAGCccttgaactttgatttcccgaACGAAGATCTGATGTATGTTCCAACCATTGAAGAAGATTCTCAAGAAGACCATCCTTGGAAACTAAATTTTGACGGAGCCTCAAATGCTATAGGTAACGGAATCGGGGCAGTCCTAGTATGCCTAAGCAGAGATCATTATCCTTTTACTAGTAAATTAGACTTTGATTGCATGAGCAATATGGTAGAAtacgaagcatgtatcatgggtATCCGTTCAGCTATAGAATGTAAGATCAAAGTGCCAGAGGCGTATGGAGATTTtgcgctagtgatttatcaactcaaggaagaatgggagacaagagatcccAAGTTGATCGATTATCAAAAGTTGGTTCTTGAAttgattaaagagtttgatgacatcaccttcttCTACCTTCCACGAGacaaaaatcagatggctgatgcccTAGCTACTTTAACTTCCATGATTAAGGTAAACAAACAAGAGGATGTAAAACCTATTCGAATGAGTATTTGTGAAGCTTCGGCTTATTGTTACAATatcgaggaagaagaaaaggatgatcacCCGTGGTACCACGATATATTGTAATATATGAAGAGTCATGAATAcaactgagaatgataaaaaGACGTTGAGAAGACtagccagtgactatgtcttagatggagaGGTCCTattcaaaagaagaaaagatcaagtgctGTTAAGATGTGTGGACGCCGTTGAAGCCTAGAagatcttggaagaagtccatgagggtgtCTGTggaacacatgccaatggttttacAATGTCCAGACCTATTATGATATTCAGGTATTATTGTTCTACCATAGAAGGGGATTGTATTTATTATGCcaagagatgtcataagtgccaaatttatgagacaaaattcatgtgcctcattcacctcttcatgttatgacttctccatggcctttctctatatggggcatggatgtgattgggccaatatCGACAAAAACTTCTAATCgacatcgattcatctttgtggtcattgattacttcaccaagtgggtagaggccgcttcatatgccaatgtcacaaaGTCGACAATCAGTAAGTTCTTGAaaaaagagatcatatgtcggtatggaatgccaaAAAGGATCATATCGGACAATGCGCTGAATTTGAACAATAGCACAATAGCGGAGGTCTatagtcaattcaagatcaaacaccacaacttgttgccatatcgcccaaaaatgaatggttcggtggaagcagccaataagaacattaagaaattatggggaaaatgactgagacttacaAAGATCtacatgagaagttaccattttccctttatgcttatcgaacgtttGTCAGGACCTCCaccggggcaacgcctttctctttGGTCTACGGAATGGAGACAGTTTTGTCCATTGAAGTCGAGATTCCTTACAGTTTTGCCCATTGAAGTCAAGATTCCTTCTTTCCGAGttttataaaatgtgaaatttgatgaagCAGAATAAATCCAGTCTCGATATGATTAATTGAACTTGATCGAAAGAAAAAGGCTAAGGGTTATCCGTAATGgccagatgtaccaaaagcgaataaTGTGAGCTTATGAAAAAAAAAGTTCACCCAatagaattccatgagggggacctggtattgaaaaagatccttccaatACAGAAGGACttcagagggaaatggatgccaaactgggaaggaccttatgtggtaaagaaagccTTTTTTGGAGGAGCACCGATTCTAGTCGAGATGGATGGTAAAAACTTGCCCAATCCTGTAAATTCAGATTCAGTCAAGAGGTATTTCACCTaaaaaaagggagaggccaagtcgaaaacccgcaaagggcactttgaggccttctaaaagaaaaatggagaggtcaaggcgaaaacccacaaagggcgctttgagactaaaggggttttgagttgaaaacccgaaaaaaggGCAGTTCAAATTTTGATTGAAGGTGGGGCATGCGGTAGTCTTGTCTTCTCTGAATTAACAAGAAGGAAGGGTGCTACATTTTGGGGCATCAAAAAAGTACTATAAGTCTTTTAGACACATATTAAGCTCAAGGGGTCCTCGAGAAGTTTTGTGCAAAGAAGCTcatgctgcgatatctggggcatttattttcatcttattcattttgtactTTAGCAAAATTTTCTATCTTGGTTAATTTTTCCTTTTCGAGTTTtgctttcaataaaatttcatcttGTCCATTGTGATAATATTTTTTAAGCATTTTTCATTGAAACAACGATTACTGGGCTGataatattcacataaaagaAGTTTTGTATATTACTTTaagaagtttctaaatagtacaggaacctgaaacaggactattatttagaactcaccaaacctaagggttggaaatatttgagaaagaagAGTCTAAATTGTGACTATTGCTTCAGGTTTTCTATCAAAGATATCAGCTAAACAAAAAGACATGATATTGTGTCAGTGATATAACCTTGATTAACAATGAGCAATGACAACCCAAACATTAAAAAAAGATTATTCTtatgacattctgcattcatgcaagtatcattcatacacatctagttaggagcatttgattcattctgatcatgacatcctaatctTTTGGGCAAGCATAGCCCATGAAttcgattctacaggtcatgttcccCAGAGGACGGTGTAGCAAGATCAGACAAATCACaagccttatctccctaaagttgcaacgGAGCAGACTGAAGCCAACGAATCTTATTTCCTTGGCGTTGCAGTGGAACAAATTAAAACTACACATTATGAtggatcttatcttcctgaagttgtagtggagtagattgaagtcaccaaccttatctccctgaagttacagcggagcagactgaagacagcgaatcttatttccttgACATTTCAGTGGAACAGCTTAAAGCTACAAATTATGACGagtcttatcttcttgaagttgTAGTGGACCAGATTGAAGCCACtaaccttatctccctaaagttgcagcggAGTAGACTGAAAACAACAAATCTTATTTCCTTAACAttgcagtggaatagattaaagctacaaattatagtgaatcttatcttcctgaagttgcagtggagcagattgaagccaccagccttatctccctgaagtcgcAAAGGAGaagattgaagatagcagatcttatTTCCTTGAAGTTGTAGTAGAATAGACCAAAGCTACATAACTTAATCTCCATGAAGATGCAGTGGAGGAAACCAAAGCATTAATTACTAAAGTTACAATAGTTTGGGACAAGGCTACCTGAAGCACCAAAGATGTCGAGACTCAGTGAAGCCGGCCAAAGTTGGTCCTTCTtaaaagtctttgctccattctcgttacacgacaacgagcaaagaggggcagctgtagccTGTCCAGTTTGCCCGGCCCACTAAACCCAATGAAacccaaaatgataaaaattaattaatagtcCAAGTAACGCTACAAGCCCAATTCACAAAACTAATTTACAAACCCAAACAGGCCCAAATAATAAAAACCCTAGTGGCCCAATAGCCCATAACCTAAACTAGCAACAGAAACCTAGCCTCCCTAACCCTCTTCAGTCGCCGCTCGTGCTGCCCCGCGTCACCTTCACGCTCCCTGTTCCACCACGTTCGCTCCACACTTCCACGCTTTCACGATACCTGCAATAGGGGTGAGAAAATAGCAACAGAAACATATATTAtattcggctataaaaagccacaatattatttttattttttctcatgGATACTACAAACAAATACGAACAGATCAGGGAATCAAAGAAAATTTCGAAaggtttttattcttttattttctttttctttctattttttacTTCACTTCGTtgctgtttctttttttttttgaataaggaataaaaacgaaaaaaaaaaggaggggcCAAATCTTACTTTTGGCTTTTGCGTCGTCGTAGGGCTAGGCTGAGGTGGCCATCTCCGATGAAAGATGGTATTTTTTGGGACTAGAAAGCAAATAGGCCAAAAATGGCCATTTTTTTATCTCCAGCCACCGTGGACGGCAGCGCCGTCGTCGGCGACTGGCAGCCACCACGGTGGTCCAGCGACTGGTCTTGAGTCGGAGGCTTGGGGCTGGAGGAGAGAGTTGAGAGgatttttgaagttttttttttaaacaggtgttgaaatgaaatttttgttgaaaaatttaCTTAAATAGAGGgctaaaacgacgtcattttggcaTGAGTCTTTAAAttccaaaacggcgtcgtttcatgCTCAAACCGTCCAACCCGCTTAATTTTAAGTCCCCCGCCTTTTACATTTGTTTCAATACGGTCCTATTCCTTTTTCTTGTATCCTTCTAAATTCACCCcgcttaattttaaaatttttattttggtccttTTTTAAACAGTGCCCATATGCGGAGCGATTATTTGCCTAGTTCATCCTTTCATGTATGCGAGTGTTACAGTTTGAcccttctcttttattttattttcgattTGCCCCTgaatttcttttttaaattttaaattggtccCCTTTTGTTATTTGcgctattttattaattattttagtgttattattactctaattatattttctttttacgcttattattattatattaccaTATCATTATatcattaatttatatatttctaGATATTTTCTTACACAAATactattatttatctatttttatttatctatttatatttctatcattattatatttctatgtaTTGTAtctctatttatatttatatactcatatcatttttactatttttatatatattattattattatcattattatcactattagtactattattattttttatcattattattattacttttttcctactattattatttcgtactattattgttattattactactattatttttttacttttttactattattattattgttgttcttgttattatcattatctttttaatttgtgttatttaatatcttattattttgattatttttattaaacttttatttgcttatttatttactcttttagtttatttatatattttttaccaGCTTAtgggttttatttcttttatgcattatttattttaaacctttTTATATGTTGTCTAAAATCGTTTTTTgttgttttatatgttattttattttagatgGTTTTACatattaatcattttaaattgCCTTACATTATTTACTTCAAGTTGTTTTTATAATCTATTTTAAACcctttttatcatttatttaaaattatcttgttatttgttttaaattattttatatcattCGTTTCACTTTTTCTTTGATTATTAATATTTGCATTCAAATGACGTGTGTTGTGTGATTATGACCGTCATATGTACTATGAATTTTTCACTAGTGTATTCATAATGCTGTCGTCCATTAGCATACTGTTTTATTCATTTATCATTTCTCTAAATTATAACAATTGTCAccctaaaattaataaaaaaatattctttaataaaggcaatattctgtatttggaaattcgagagatcgtgccctaacgcACTAGGTTTCGTTTTTTCTCGTTTGATCTAAATGACcatataaacttttaaaattaaaatgcatgagttttgaaaatcaaaggACAAACTTATTCTCGAGGGTTTAAAATGTTgagtcctaacgtactggatgtggtattttattacttcgagacaaGAAGGTATTTAGCATCCGTTTCGATTTACTCAAGCAAATTCTTTGTAAAAatcaacattaataaaaaggattgcaTTTTTTTTAAATCTCTTCAAATCTTCAATTCtcgacactaagacattaattaatcaactaggtaccagttttgggcgttacgagggtgcgaATCCTTCCTCGTGTGTAACAGACTCCCAAACCCGTCCTTctgaattttgtaaaccaaaagcgttattttaataaatcaaaacggTTTATTGAAAACGACCattttacgaggtgacccgatcacaccttatCAAAAagaattggtggcgactccccctttctgttttcaaataaaaggtcgaccctaatttttcctttttcaaaaaaggTGGTTTCGACAGTATATTTTAGGttctatcattttattatttaatttcagatattttttaaaagtattttatatttcttagtcaaaaagaaagtttagtttaaaactacttgtttagattaattagagtttcagTATACTTGAGAGTTTCATTTGGATGTACTTAGCTAACATATATAAAGGTCTCTTCATTGTTTATTAGATACACAATTTgttttcattaaataaaattttcaactctGAAAGTTAGGTTCTTTTGTGCAAGATTTCTTTCTTATGAGTTTTAGAAGTAGTTTTCTTCTCAATTTTCTTCAAGGAATTGTCAGAATTATTTTTCATCTTTCAATTTTCCAAGGATTATTCCCTGAAGGGTTGATTAGAGCCATTAATTGAGTTTGTTAGAGTTTATATCTAAAAGGGTTTAATTAGACAGTTATCCATTTGTCCATCATATCAATCGATTTATTCGACCCatcttatttttaatatttattccttattcttaaatttcttattttagttatttttaatatttttctaaatCTGTTTGGTTTCTTCTTTCCAAGTCATATCCaaatctttctttctcaagtcaaaTAACTTGAATACAATCTTCTTCCAATTGCTTCCTCCCACTCCTTATCATTTCAAATGATAAGGGAAGGAGGCAGAAGATTGTATTATGATATAAGATGATAAGGGATAGCAGAAGAAGATTGTATTCAAGTTATCTAACTAGGAAAAAAATATTTGGATCTGACTTGAAAAGAAGAAACCAAACAGATTTAGGAaaacaagaaaaacaaagaaaaaaacaaaaataagaaatttaAGTATAAAGAATAACACCACGTTTGATTGGGGTGAATGGAATAGGACTGTAATAGAATAGAGATgtaatggaatagaactgtaatcagtaattcaattgtttggttcaatggaatggaatagagctgtagtAGTATTCTTGTATTTGGTTGAATAGAAtagatgttgtaatagcataaggaaaaaaacTTAAATGACCAAAGTACCCTTAGAAGAAGTTTTGTTAAATAGATAATTATTgctattgttattaaattttaataagattatttttaaatataatttaataaaataaaaataaataatttaatcatattttaacataattattaaatacaatttaataaaataatatataatttaataatattcttaATTCAATTGTTTGATTCAATGGAATGAAACATGAGTCGAGATAAACtgaatatatacacatatatgcatgtattaGAAAATGTAATTATAAACATCCCTTTTTGTCCGCCAA
This is a stretch of genomic DNA from Gossypium arboreum isolate Shixiya-1 chromosome 11, ASM2569848v2, whole genome shotgun sequence. It encodes these proteins:
- the LOC108468271 gene encoding uncharacterized protein LOC108468271, whose amino-acid sequence is MYVPTIEEDSQEDHPWKLNFDGASNAIGNGIGAVLVCLSRDHYPFTSKLDFDCMSNMVEYEACIMGIRSAIECKIKVPEAYGDFALVIYQLKEEWETRDPKLIDYQKLVLELIKEFDDITFFYLPRDKNQMADALATLTSMIKVNKQEDVKPIRMSICEASAYCYNIEEEEKDDHPWTSTGATPFSLVYGMETVLSIEVEIPYSFAH